In Calditrichota bacterium, one DNA window encodes the following:
- a CDS encoding methyltransferase yields the protein MTSRERVLKTLRHEEPDKVPIDFGAMRSTGIMAIAYNRLKAYLGLSGGYTRVYDVPQQLAEPEPAILERFQVDVVDLANTMGRHPEDWLDWPLPDGSPAQVHRSCYPVRRNGQWVLMDGARVAARMPEGVLYFESCNPPLAHATSSRDIKAYAWPMLTDEILRVLQDQARFLYHETDYAIMGGFGGNILELGQSLRGWDTFMMDLAGNRAFAEDLMDTLVEVHLKNLEAYLQAVGDYIQLIQMGDDLGTQKGPQLSPDMYRELIKPRHKAIYQYVRQHSKVHVFLHSCGSIYALIPDLIDAGVEVLNPVQTSAADMDPARLKREFGGRITFWGGGIDTQHLLPEGRPEEIAAAVEERIRIFAPGGGYVFTQVHNVQANVPPENVVAAYDAAIRVRHYPITPAGRGGRT from the coding sequence ATGACCTCGCGTGAACGGGTGCTGAAGACGTTGCGCCACGAAGAGCCGGACAAGGTGCCCATCGACTTTGGTGCGATGCGCTCTACCGGCATCATGGCCATAGCCTACAATCGCTTGAAGGCCTACCTTGGGCTCTCAGGCGGCTACACCCGCGTGTACGATGTGCCGCAGCAGTTGGCCGAGCCGGAACCGGCCATCCTGGAGCGCTTTCAGGTGGATGTGGTGGACCTGGCCAACACCATGGGCCGGCACCCCGAGGACTGGCTGGATTGGCCCCTGCCGGATGGGAGTCCAGCACAGGTGCACCGCAGTTGTTACCCGGTGCGGAGGAACGGCCAATGGGTGCTGATGGACGGCGCTCGTGTTGCGGCGCGCATGCCCGAGGGGGTGCTCTATTTCGAATCGTGCAATCCGCCCCTGGCGCACGCCACCTCCAGCCGTGACATCAAAGCCTATGCCTGGCCCATGCTCACCGACGAGATACTCCGCGTCCTACAGGACCAAGCGAGGTTCCTGTACCATGAGACCGATTACGCGATTATGGGCGGATTCGGCGGAAACATCTTGGAGTTGGGGCAGTCGCTGCGCGGGTGGGATACCTTCATGATGGACCTGGCCGGCAACCGTGCCTTCGCAGAAGACCTGATGGACACGTTGGTGGAAGTCCACCTCAAGAACTTGGAGGCTTACCTGCAGGCGGTGGGCGACTACATTCAGCTCATCCAGATGGGCGACGACCTGGGTACGCAGAAGGGCCCGCAGCTCTCGCCGGACATGTACCGCGAGCTCATCAAGCCGCGACACAAGGCCATCTACCAGTATGTGCGGCAGCACTCCAAGGTGCACGTGTTCCTGCATAGCTGTGGTTCCATCTATGCGCTGATCCCCGACCTGATCGACGCCGGGGTGGAGGTCCTCAACCCGGTGCAGACTTCGGCGGCTGACATGGACCCTGCGCGCCTGAAGCGCGAATTTGGAGGTCGGATCACCTTCTGGGGTGGCGGTATCGATACGCAGCATTTGCTCCCCGAAGGCAGGCCTGAGGAGATTGCCGCGGCGGTGGAAGAGAGGATACGCATCTTTGCGCCGGGAGGGGGGTATGTCTTCACCCAGGTGCACAACGTGCAGGCCAATGTGCCGCCCGAAAACGTGGTCGCCGCCTATGACGCCGCCATCAGGGTGCGCCACTACCCCATCACGCCGGCGGGCAGGGGAGGGCGCACGTGA
- a CDS encoding flavin reductase family protein yields the protein MAKVRIGNDVSMYPMPVVLVGAMVGGRPNFLTVAWVSRVNYDPPMVGIALGADHYTNPGIEGTGAFSINVPSVELVEKVDFCGMVSGRERDKGSLFALFYGEVTGVPMVDECPLCLECRVVKKVELPGDVLYIGEIVGSYAERRCVKRGKLDVHEIKPFALTMPDNRYWTLGEPLAKAWEVGKRLKKK from the coding sequence ATGGCTAAGGTGCGCATTGGCAACGACGTCAGCATGTACCCGATGCCGGTGGTCCTGGTAGGCGCCATGGTGGGAGGGCGGCCAAACTTTCTCACCGTGGCCTGGGTGAGCCGTGTGAACTATGATCCGCCGATGGTTGGCATCGCTCTCGGTGCCGACCACTACACCAATCCTGGCATCGAAGGAACTGGGGCGTTCAGCATCAATGTACCAAGCGTCGAGCTGGTCGAGAAGGTCGACTTTTGTGGCATGGTATCCGGTCGCGAGCGGGACAAGGGCTCGCTGTTTGCGCTATTCTACGGAGAAGTCACAGGGGTACCCATGGTGGACGAATGTCCGCTCTGCCTCGAGTGCCGCGTGGTGAAAAAGGTCGAGCTCCCGGGCGACGTCCTCTACATTGGCGAGATCGTGGGGAGCTATGCGGAGCGGCGCTGTGTGAAGCGCGGCAAGCTGGACGTGCACGAGATTAAGCCGTTTGCCCTTACCATGCCTGACAACCGCTACTGGACCTTAGGCGAGCCCTTGGCGAAGGCGTGGGAGGTGGGCAAGCGCCTCAAGAAGAAGTGA
- a CDS encoding DUF4185 domain-containing protein: MSKGLALTTTVERMPELERLFREGTNGWLGGDCAFSTPLNDGRILWLFGDSFVSSDPEARSRAGSHIVANTIAIQRGHEVRFWWKEGGGRGPTAFFSSPELPGRSWPLSAVRIGEALAVLAVRVVTVDPNQVTGFRLVGHEVYWVPNPDEEPHRWEITLRQLPWSEKTGTFGSWLLADQGYLYIYGFRRHFRSWFKEVWTLVARAPLEDAHRLVEPERWEYLDGEHGRWYKNPAAARPVLHKGATEFSVSYLPELGKFVLLAASWRRGNPIQVRVAETPYGPFSEACTVYVCPEALANRRYFCYAAKAHPELASSPAELVVSYAVNSRKLEDCYHDEGIYYPRFLRVSVLPQRREGNG; this comes from the coding sequence GTGAGCAAGGGTCTGGCGCTCACCACCACGGTGGAACGCATGCCAGAGTTGGAACGCCTCTTTCGCGAAGGCACGAACGGCTGGCTGGGTGGCGACTGCGCCTTCAGCACGCCGTTGAACGATGGGCGCATCCTCTGGTTGTTTGGGGATTCGTTTGTCAGCTCGGATCCGGAGGCACGCTCGCGCGCCGGCTCGCATATCGTGGCCAATACCATCGCCATCCAGCGCGGCCACGAGGTGCGCTTTTGGTGGAAAGAGGGGGGAGGGCGTGGCCCGACTGCTTTCTTCTCTTCGCCTGAGCTGCCAGGGCGAAGCTGGCCGCTGAGCGCCGTGCGCATTGGCGAGGCACTGGCGGTGCTGGCAGTGCGCGTGGTCACCGTAGACCCGAATCAGGTAACCGGCTTCCGCCTCGTCGGCCACGAAGTCTACTGGGTGCCCAATCCCGACGAGGAGCCTCACCGGTGGGAAATAACGCTGCGGCAACTCCCCTGGTCGGAGAAGACAGGAACCTTTGGCTCCTGGCTCTTGGCAGACCAGGGGTACCTGTACATCTACGGATTCCGGCGCCATTTCCGCAGCTGGTTCAAGGAGGTGTGGACACTGGTGGCGAGGGCGCCCTTGGAGGACGCCCATAGGCTCGTTGAGCCTGAAAGATGGGAGTACCTGGACGGCGAGCATGGCAGGTGGTACAAGAACCCTGCCGCCGCACGCCCAGTGCTGCACAAAGGGGCCACAGAGTTCTCGGTGAGCTATCTGCCCGAGCTGGGCAAATTCGTGCTCCTGGCAGCCTCATGGCGGCGTGGTAACCCAATTCAGGTCCGCGTGGCGGAAACACCCTACGGCCCTTTTTCGGAGGCCTGCACCGTGTACGTCTGTCCGGAAGCCTTAGCGAATCGCCGTTACTTCTGCTATGCCGCCAAGGCACATCCCGAGTTGGCAAGTAGCCCCGCGGAGCTGGTGGTCAGTTATGCAGTCAACTCGCGGAAGCTGGAGGACTGTTATCACGATGAGGGGATCTACTATCCCCGTTTCCTGCGTGTTTCTGTCCTGCCGCAGAGGAGGGAAGGAAATGGCTAA
- a CDS encoding VOC family protein, whose protein sequence is MAKTVTPFLMFEGRAEEAMQFYTGLFPQSRITRIERYGAGDGGPEGTVKLAEFVLQGQRFLCIDSPIKHEFSFTPAFSLFVECEDEQQLQRYFEALSAGGAVLMPLDNYGFSRRFAWVNDRFGVSWQLNLW, encoded by the coding sequence ATGGCAAAGACGGTCACGCCGTTTCTCATGTTCGAGGGTCGCGCCGAGGAGGCGATGCAGTTCTACACAGGGCTCTTCCCACAGTCACGCATCACGCGCATCGAGCGCTACGGCGCGGGTGACGGAGGCCCCGAGGGCACCGTCAAGCTGGCAGAGTTCGTCCTGCAAGGCCAGCGCTTCTTGTGTATCGACTCGCCCATCAAACATGAGTTTAGCTTCACCCCTGCGTTCTCTCTGTTTGTTGAGTGTGAGGATGAACAACAATTGCAGCGGTATTTCGAGGCCCTGTCTGCGGGCGGTGCGGTACTCATGCCCTTAGACAACTATGGCTTTAGCCGGAGGTTTGCCTGGGTGAACGACCGCTTCGGGGTGTCCTGGCAACTGAATCTTTGGTAA
- a CDS encoding carbohydrate ABC transporter permease — MRPTRLRIPCKKAIVYLYLSVLAVVFLLPFFWMLSTSLKGSEQIFTYPPRWIPKPVHWQNYRDVLTTMPFLRYLFNTTFITVMSIIGVVLSSSLVAYAFARLRWKGRDSLFLFIIGTMMLPAQVTMVPVFVLYKHIGWLDSFKPLVVPLFLGGGAFNIFLMRQFFLTIPQELSDAARIDGCSEFRIYWSIILPLSKPAVATIAILVFMMQWNDFLGPLIFLSSKSKGTLALGLAMLVGQHTTEYGMLMAASVLLLIPVVVIFFLFQRYFVQGLMMTGIKG; from the coding sequence ATGAGGCCAACAAGACTGCGCATCCCTTGCAAGAAGGCGATTGTCTACCTCTACCTGAGTGTGTTGGCGGTGGTCTTCCTGTTGCCGTTCTTCTGGATGCTGTCCACTTCGCTGAAGGGCAGCGAGCAGATCTTCACCTACCCGCCGCGCTGGATTCCGAAACCGGTGCACTGGCAGAACTATCGCGACGTGCTGACCACCATGCCCTTTCTGCGCTACCTATTCAACACCACGTTCATCACGGTGATGAGCATCATTGGTGTCGTGTTGTCGAGCTCCTTGGTGGCATACGCCTTCGCGCGCCTGAGGTGGAAGGGGCGTGACTCGCTTTTCTTGTTCATCATCGGCACCATGATGCTGCCCGCCCAAGTGACGATGGTTCCGGTGTTTGTGCTGTACAAGCACATCGGCTGGCTGGATAGCTTCAAGCCGCTGGTGGTACCGCTGTTCCTCGGCGGTGGCGCATTCAACATTTTCCTGATGCGGCAGTTCTTTCTGACCATCCCCCAGGAGCTGTCAGATGCCGCGCGGATTGACGGCTGTTCGGAGTTTCGCATCTACTGGAGCATCATCCTGCCTCTTTCCAAGCCGGCGGTGGCGACCATTGCCATTCTCGTCTTCATGATGCAGTGGAACGACTTTCTTGGGCCGTTGATTTTCCTGTCGAGCAAGTCAAAAGGGACCCTTGCACTGGGTCTGGCCATGCTGGTTGGCCAGCACACCACAGAGTACGGAATGCTGATGGCCGCTTCGGTGTTGCTTCTTATCCCCGTGGTGGTGATCTTCTTCCTGTTCCAGCGTTACTTTGTGCAAGGCCTGATGATGACCGGCATCAAGGGGTAG